A DNA window from Silvimonas iriomotensis contains the following coding sequences:
- a CDS encoding dienelactone hydrolase family protein, whose product MSVEDDQSGAAPANAPRRAFLGATLATGFALAVRPVAASTITTDTEGLTAGAITIAVDGGDMPAYRARPATGKGPLPVVIVVQEVFGVHEHIQDVCRRLAKLGYLAIAPELYFRQGDPRKYPEVADLLKNIVSQVPDEQVMSDLDITVNYAVANGGDPSRLALTGFCWGGRIAWLYAAHNPRMKAIAVWYGQVLQPSTANAPKSPLDLVAQMKVPVIAFYGGKDQGITQENVGKMRAAMDAAGKPFELHVYPEAGHGFNADYRPSYNPQAATDAWQRMLGWFHKYGV is encoded by the coding sequence ATGTCAGTTGAAGACGATCAATCCGGGGCTGCACCCGCCAATGCGCCACGCCGGGCATTCCTGGGGGCCACGCTGGCGACCGGGTTTGCGCTGGCGGTGCGCCCGGTGGCCGCATCGACCATCACCACCGATACCGAGGGCCTGACGGCTGGCGCCATCACCATTGCTGTAGATGGCGGCGACATGCCGGCCTACCGCGCGCGCCCGGCTACCGGCAAAGGACCGCTGCCGGTGGTGATCGTGGTGCAGGAAGTCTTTGGCGTGCACGAGCACATTCAGGATGTGTGCCGGCGGTTGGCCAAACTGGGCTATCTGGCCATCGCCCCGGAGCTGTATTTCCGCCAGGGCGATCCGCGCAAGTACCCGGAAGTGGCTGACTTGCTCAAGAACATTGTGAGCCAGGTGCCGGACGAACAAGTCATGTCTGATCTGGACATCACCGTGAACTACGCCGTCGCCAACGGCGGTGATCCATCCCGGCTGGCGCTGACTGGCTTTTGCTGGGGCGGCCGCATTGCCTGGCTGTATGCCGCGCATAATCCGCGCATGAAGGCCATTGCAGTCTGGTACGGGCAGGTGTTGCAGCCGTCCACCGCCAACGCGCCCAAATCGCCGCTGGATCTGGTGGCGCAGATGAAGGTGCCGGTGATTGCGTTCTATGGCGGCAAGGATCAGGGCATCACGCAGGAGAATGTCGGCAAGATGCGCGCTGCCATGGATGCCGCCGGCAAACCGTTTGAACTGCATGTCTACCCGGAAGCCGGGCACGGGTTCAACGCGGATTACCGCCCCAGTTACAACCCGCAAGCCGCAACCGATGCCTGGCAGCGCATGCTGGGCTGGTTCCACAAGTACGGCGTGTGA